A section of the Streptomyces sp. V3I8 genome encodes:
- a CDS encoding homoserine dehydrogenase, whose translation MRTRPLKVALLGCGVVGSEVARIMTTHADDLAARIGAPVELAGVAVRRPGKVREGIDPALVTTDATALVKRGDIDVVVEVIGGIEPARSLITTAFEHGASVVSANKALLAQDGAALHATAGDHDADLYYEAAVAGAIPLIRPLRESLAGDKVNRVLGIVNGTTNFILDKMDSTGAGYQEALDEATALGYAEADPTADVEGFDAAAKAAILAGIAFHTRVRLDDVYREGMTEVTAADFASARAMGCTIKLLAICERAADGGSVTARVHPAMIPLSHPLASVRGAYNAVFVESDAAGQLMFYGPGAGGAPTASAVLGDLVAVCRNKLSGTTGPGDSAYARLPVSSMGEVVTRYHISLDVADKPGVLAQVATVFAEHGVSIDTVRQQGRQDGGGDASLVVVTHRASDASLTGTVEALRNLDTVRGVASIMRVEGE comes from the coding sequence ATGCGTACGCGTCCGCTGAAGGTGGCGCTGCTGGGCTGTGGGGTCGTCGGCTCAGAGGTGGCGCGCATCATGACGACGCACGCCGACGACCTCGCCGCGCGCATCGGGGCCCCCGTCGAGCTGGCCGGTGTGGCCGTACGGCGGCCCGGCAAGGTGCGTGAGGGCATCGACCCCGCCCTGGTCACGACCGATGCGACCGCCCTGGTGAAACGGGGCGACATCGACGTGGTCGTCGAGGTCATCGGCGGCATCGAGCCCGCCCGCTCCCTCATCACCACCGCCTTCGAGCACGGCGCCTCCGTCGTCTCCGCGAACAAGGCGCTCCTCGCCCAGGACGGCGCCGCCCTGCACGCGACGGCCGGCGACCACGACGCGGACCTCTACTACGAGGCCGCCGTCGCCGGCGCCATCCCGCTGATCCGCCCGCTGCGCGAGTCGCTCGCCGGCGACAAGGTCAACCGGGTGCTCGGCATCGTCAACGGCACCACCAACTTCATCCTCGACAAGATGGACTCGACGGGCGCCGGCTACCAGGAGGCCCTCGACGAGGCCACCGCCCTCGGGTACGCGGAGGCCGACCCGACCGCCGACGTCGAGGGGTTCGACGCGGCCGCCAAGGCCGCCATCCTCGCCGGCATCGCCTTCCACACGCGCGTGCGCCTCGACGACGTGTACCGCGAGGGCATGACGGAGGTCACCGCCGCCGACTTCGCCTCGGCGCGGGCCATGGGCTGCACCATCAAGCTCCTCGCCATCTGCGAGCGGGCCGCCGACGGGGGCTCGGTCACCGCGCGGGTGCACCCCGCGATGATCCCGCTGAGCCATCCGCTCGCCTCCGTGCGCGGCGCGTACAACGCCGTGTTCGTCGAGTCGGACGCCGCCGGGCAGCTCATGTTCTACGGACCGGGGGCCGGCGGCGCGCCGACCGCCTCCGCCGTCCTCGGCGACCTCGTCGCCGTCTGCCGCAACAAACTCAGCGGCACCACCGGGCCCGGCGACTCGGCGTACGCCCGGCTGCCCGTCTCGTCCATGGGCGAGGTCGTGACCCGCTACCACATCAGCCTCGACGTGGCGGACAAACCGGGCGTTCTCGCCCAGGTGGCGACCGTCTTCGCCGAACACGGAGTGTCGATCGACACCGTTCGCCAGCAAGGGCGGCAGGACGGAGGCGGCGATGCCTCCCTCGTCGTCGTCACGCACCGCGCGTCCGACGCGTCCCTGACGGGGACCGTCGAGGCGCTGCGCAACCTCGACACCGTGCGGGGTGTCGCCAGCATCATGCGGGTTGAAGGAGAGTAA
- a CDS encoding LacI family DNA-binding transcriptional regulator — translation MTRSAGDGAPPQHPAPGRPGEVSQDAPRGRGRSRRNFAGARPVMDDVARLAGVSKQTVSRVLNDNPAVRPETREVVLTAMRTLGYRPSRSARSLASGRTRMLGVISFDAARFGPASILTAINTAAQDAGYLVSSIALDTADRATVVRAVDTLSAEGADGVIAIAPQRWVGRALAEARLDTPLTVLENDLGKDASFVTADNAAGARKATEHLLDLGHATVRHIAGPTGWLSADHRVAAWRTTLEAAGVAVPEPLTGDWSADSGYELGRRLAADPDVTAIFASNDQMALGVLRALHESGRHVPGDVSVVGYDDIPEAAHLLPPLTTVRTDFPEIGTRALRLLLSQLDGPPEPPVDRVVPVELIVRRSTGPAPAGR, via the coding sequence ATGACCCGAAGTGCCGGCGACGGCGCGCCGCCCCAGCACCCGGCTCCCGGACGTCCTGGGGAGGTCTCCCAGGACGCCCCCAGAGGCCGGGGCCGCAGCCGGCGCAACTTCGCGGGGGCGCGCCCGGTGATGGACGACGTGGCGCGGCTGGCCGGTGTCTCCAAGCAGACGGTGTCGCGCGTGCTGAACGACAACCCGGCCGTCCGCCCCGAGACGCGCGAAGTGGTCCTGACGGCCATGCGCACCCTCGGCTACCGCCCGAGCCGCAGCGCCCGCTCGCTGGCGAGCGGCCGGACCCGCATGCTCGGGGTGATCTCCTTCGACGCGGCCCGCTTCGGTCCCGCCTCCATCCTGACCGCGATCAACACGGCGGCACAGGACGCCGGTTACCTGGTCAGTTCCATCGCGCTGGACACGGCGGACCGGGCCACGGTCGTACGGGCCGTGGACACGCTGTCGGCCGAGGGCGCGGACGGGGTGATCGCCATCGCCCCGCAGCGCTGGGTGGGCCGGGCGCTGGCGGAAGCCCGCCTGGACACCCCGCTGACGGTCCTGGAGAACGACCTCGGCAAGGACGCGTCGTTCGTCACGGCGGACAACGCGGCCGGCGCCCGCAAGGCCACCGAGCACCTGCTGGACCTCGGCCACGCGACGGTACGGCACATCGCGGGCCCCACCGGCTGGCTCTCGGCGGACCACCGGGTGGCGGCCTGGCGGACCACCCTGGAGGCGGCGGGAGTGGCGGTCCCCGAGCCCCTGACCGGGGACTGGAGCGCCGACTCGGGCTACGAACTGGGCCGCCGGCTGGCCGCGGACCCCGACGTCACCGCGATCTTCGCCTCCAACGACCAGATGGCGCTGGGTGTGCTGCGCGCGCTGCACGAGTCGGGCCGCCACGTCCCCGGCGACGTCAGCGTGGTGGGCTACGACGACATCCCCGAGGCCGCGCACCTGCTCCCCCCGCTGACCACGGTCCGCACCGACTTCCCCGAGATCGGCACGCGCGCGCTGCGGCTGCTCCTGTCCCAGCTGGACGGTCCACCGGAACCGCCGGTGGACCGGGTGGTTCCGGTCGAACTGATCGTCCGCAGGAGCACGGGCCCGGCGCCGGCCGGCCGCTGA
- the thrC gene encoding threonine synthase yields the protein MTHQWRGIIEEYRDRLPVSGTTQVVSLREGGTPLVPAQVLSERTGCEVHLKVEGANPTGSFKDRGMTMAITRAKEEGAKAVICASTGNTSASAAAYAVRAGMVCAVLVPQGKIALGKMGQALVHGAKILQVDGNFDDCLTLARSLSDNYPVALVNSVNPVRIEGQKTAAFEIVDMLGDAPDIHVLPVGNAGNITAYWKGYTEYAADKVAARTPRMWGFQASGSAPIVRGEVVKDPSTIATAIRIGNPASWNFALAARDESGGFIDEVTDREILRAYRLLAAQEGVFVEPASAASVAGLLKAAEQGKVDPGQRIVCTVTGNGLKDPDWAVAGAPQPVTVPVDAATAAERLGLA from the coding sequence ATGACCCACCAGTGGCGCGGAATCATCGAGGAGTACCGGGACCGGCTGCCGGTGTCCGGCACCACGCAGGTCGTGTCCCTGCGCGAGGGCGGTACGCCGCTCGTGCCGGCGCAGGTGCTCTCCGAGCGCACGGGCTGCGAGGTCCACCTCAAGGTCGAGGGCGCGAACCCCACCGGGTCCTTCAAGGACCGCGGCATGACCATGGCCATCACGCGGGCCAAGGAGGAGGGCGCGAAGGCCGTCATCTGCGCCTCCACCGGCAACACGTCGGCGTCGGCCGCCGCCTACGCCGTACGGGCCGGGATGGTCTGCGCCGTCCTCGTCCCGCAGGGCAAGATCGCGCTCGGCAAGATGGGCCAGGCCCTCGTGCACGGCGCGAAGATCCTCCAGGTCGACGGGAACTTCGACGACTGCCTCACGCTCGCGCGCAGCCTCTCCGACAACTACCCGGTGGCGCTGGTCAATTCGGTGAACCCGGTGCGTATCGAGGGCCAGAAGACCGCCGCCTTCGAGATCGTGGACATGCTCGGCGACGCCCCCGACATCCACGTCCTCCCGGTGGGCAACGCGGGCAACATCACCGCGTACTGGAAGGGGTACACGGAGTACGCCGCCGACAAGGTCGCCGCGCGCACCCCGCGGATGTGGGGCTTCCAGGCCTCCGGGTCCGCGCCCATCGTGCGCGGCGAGGTCGTGAAGGACCCCTCCACGATCGCCACCGCGATCCGCATCGGCAACCCGGCCTCGTGGAACTTCGCGCTGGCCGCGCGGGACGAGTCGGGCGGTTTCATCGACGAGGTGACGGACCGTGAGATCCTGCGTGCCTACCGGCTGTTGGCGGCGCAGGAGGGTGTCTTCGTCGAGCCGGCCTCCGCGGCCTCCGTCGCCGGTCTGCTCAAGGCCGCCGAGCAGGGCAAGGTCGACCCGGGGCAGCGCATCGTCTGCACGGTGACCGGGAACGGCCTCAAGGACCCCGACTGGGCCGTCGCGGGCGCTCCGCAGCCCGTCACCGTCCCGGTCGACGCGGCCACGGCCGCCGAGCGCCTCGGACTGGCGTAA
- the lysA gene encoding diaminopimelate decarboxylase: MSRSAHPAGPRHADVLPEGHYSAPADDLNALDPKVWAQTVTRTEDGSVSVGGIDVATLAEQFGTPAYFVDETDFRARARAWRTAFGHDADVFYAGKAFLSRAVVRWLHEEGLNLDVCSGGELATALSAGMPADRIAFHGNNKSVEEITKAVEAGVGRIVLDSFQEIVRVAHIAQSLGRRQRVQIRVTVGVEAHTHEFIATAHEDQKFGIALADGQAAEAVRRALTLDGLEVIGIHSHIGSQIFDMAGFEVAARRVVSLLAQIRDEHGVELPEIDLGGGLGIAYTSDDDPREPHEIAKALGEIVTRECEAAKLRTPRISVEPGRAIVGPTAFTLYEVGTIKPLEGLRTYVSVDGGMSDNIRTALYDAEYSVALVSRTSDAEPMLVRVVGKHCESGDIVVKDAFLPSDLAPGDLIAVPATGAYCRSMASNYNHALRPPVVAVRDGEARVIVRRETEEDLLRLDVG; the protein is encoded by the coding sequence ATGAGCCGTTCCGCACACCCCGCCGGGCCCCGCCACGCCGACGTCCTCCCCGAGGGCCACTACTCGGCCCCGGCGGACGACCTCAACGCCCTCGACCCGAAGGTCTGGGCGCAGACCGTGACGCGTACCGAGGACGGTTCGGTCAGCGTCGGCGGGATCGACGTGGCGACGCTCGCCGAGCAGTTCGGCACGCCCGCGTACTTCGTCGACGAGACCGACTTCCGCGCGCGGGCGCGCGCCTGGCGCACCGCCTTCGGGCACGACGCCGACGTCTTCTACGCCGGCAAGGCCTTCCTCTCCCGCGCCGTCGTGCGCTGGTTGCACGAGGAGGGCCTCAACCTCGACGTCTGCTCCGGCGGCGAGCTGGCCACCGCCCTCTCCGCCGGGATGCCCGCCGACCGCATCGCCTTCCACGGCAACAACAAGTCCGTCGAAGAGATCACCAAGGCCGTCGAGGCCGGTGTCGGGCGCATCGTCCTCGACTCCTTCCAGGAGATCGTGCGGGTCGCGCACATCGCGCAGAGCCTCGGCAGGCGGCAGCGCGTGCAGATCCGCGTGACCGTGGGGGTCGAGGCCCACACCCACGAGTTCATCGCCACCGCGCACGAGGACCAGAAGTTCGGGATCGCGCTCGCCGACGGACAGGCCGCCGAGGCCGTACGGCGCGCGCTCACCCTCGACGGGCTCGAGGTCATCGGTATCCACTCCCACATCGGGTCGCAGATCTTCGACATGGCGGGTTTCGAGGTGGCCGCGCGGCGTGTCGTGTCCCTGCTCGCGCAGATCCGTGACGAGCACGGGGTCGAGCTGCCCGAGATCGACCTCGGCGGCGGCCTCGGCATCGCCTACACCAGCGATGACGACCCCCGCGAGCCCCACGAGATCGCCAAGGCGCTCGGTGAGATCGTCACGCGGGAGTGCGAGGCCGCGAAGCTGCGGACGCCCCGGATCTCCGTCGAGCCCGGGCGCGCCATCGTCGGGCCGACCGCCTTCACCCTCTACGAGGTCGGCACCATCAAGCCGCTCGAAGGACTGCGCACGTACGTCTCCGTCGACGGCGGCATGTCCGACAACATCCGTACCGCGCTGTACGACGCCGAGTACAGCGTCGCCCTGGTCTCGCGGACGAGTGACGCGGAGCCCATGCTCGTCCGTGTCGTCGGCAAGCACTGCGAGAGCGGCGACATCGTCGTGAAGGACGCCTTCCTGCCCTCCGACCTGGCGCCGGGCGACCTCATCGCGGTGCCCGCCACCGGCGCGTACTGCCGCTCGATGGCCAGCAACTACAACCACGCCCTGCGTCCGCCCGTCGTCGCGGTCCGCGACGGCGAGGCCAGGGTCATCGTCCGCCGCGAGACGGAGGAGGACCTGCTGCGTCTCGACGTCGGCTGA
- a CDS encoding TetR/AcrR family transcriptional regulator, whose protein sequence is MAQAPLRRDAERNRQLLLETAHALMARDGLEVTYQEIATAAGTGMGTVYRRFPDRQELVDLLFAEHIDAVVELAREACRFDDPWAGLTWFMERQFELEAGNRGLGQLLRGGHQSSELVIRGRAQITPLAADLLERAIRAGRLPAGVTPTDLVTVHLMVGAVMDAARGIDPDLWRRALTVALAGLQHAELPVSRPDEELIDRLFGVPPTSRDKKATTNDPAE, encoded by the coding sequence ATGGCACAAGCCCCTCTGCGCCGTGATGCGGAGCGCAACCGTCAGCTCCTGCTGGAGACGGCGCACGCCCTGATGGCCCGTGACGGACTGGAAGTGACGTACCAGGAGATCGCCACCGCGGCCGGGACCGGCATGGGTACCGTCTACCGCCGGTTTCCCGACCGGCAGGAGCTCGTGGACCTCTTGTTCGCCGAACACATCGACGCCGTGGTCGAGCTCGCTCGGGAGGCGTGTCGGTTCGACGATCCCTGGGCCGGCCTCACCTGGTTCATGGAGCGGCAGTTCGAGCTGGAGGCGGGCAACCGTGGCCTCGGCCAGCTGCTGCGCGGCGGCCACCAGTCCTCCGAGCTCGTGATCAGGGGACGCGCTCAGATCACGCCGCTCGCGGCGGACCTGCTCGAGCGGGCGATCCGCGCCGGGCGGCTGCCGGCCGGGGTCACGCCGACCGATCTGGTCACGGTCCATCTCATGGTCGGTGCGGTGATGGACGCCGCCCGGGGGATCGACCCGGATCTGTGGCGCCGTGCCCTGACCGTGGCACTCGCCGGACTCCAGCACGCCGAACTGCCCGTCAGCCGGCCGGACGAGGAACTCATCGACCGCCTCTTCGGTGTCCCCCCGACATCGCGAGACAAGAAAGCCACCACCAATGATCCTGCCGAATGA
- a CDS encoding MarR family winged helix-turn-helix transcriptional regulator → MPEHETPVGAMDDVDAVTRAVLTASRVLVAVSARSLAQVEERVTLPQVRMLVVLSTRGATKLVTLAELLQVAPSTAMRMVDRLIAAGLADRRTNPDNRRETLLQLTREGRRTVEDVTARRRTEIAAIVERLTPAQRTAIVEALTAFNEAGGEPPVPDDTEPHPLGWVDATPGHDA, encoded by the coding sequence ATGCCGGAGCACGAAACCCCTGTCGGGGCCATGGACGACGTCGACGCGGTGACACGGGCGGTGCTGACGGCGTCACGCGTGCTGGTCGCGGTCTCGGCCCGCTCGCTCGCGCAGGTCGAGGAACGGGTGACGCTGCCGCAGGTCAGGATGCTGGTGGTCCTGTCCACCCGGGGGGCCACCAAGCTGGTGACCCTGGCGGAGCTGCTCCAGGTGGCGCCGTCCACGGCGATGCGGATGGTGGACCGCCTGATAGCGGCGGGCCTGGCCGACCGCCGGACGAACCCGGACAACCGCCGGGAGACGCTGCTGCAGCTCACGCGGGAGGGCCGCCGCACGGTGGAGGACGTCACGGCCCGCAGGCGCACGGAGATCGCGGCGATCGTGGAACGCCTGACGCCGGCCCAGCGGACGGCGATCGTGGAGGCGCTGACGGCCTTCAACGAGGCGGGCGGCGAGCCCCCCGTCCCGGACGACACGGAACCGCACCCGCTGGGCTGGGTGGACGCGACGCCGGGGCACGACGCCTGA
- a CDS encoding response regulator, translating into MLVVDDNKVIRQLIRVNLELEGFEVVTAADGVECLDVIHQVRPDVVTLDVVMPRLDGLRTAARLRADPRTRDLPIAVISACTQYEVESGLDVGVDVFLAKPFEPAELVRLVRQLLERREIADTGAGSGTGPSFDSVERFYGPGGPGGAERAGHAGG; encoded by the coding sequence GTGCTTGTTGTGGACGACAACAAGGTCATCCGGCAACTGATCAGGGTCAACCTCGAACTGGAGGGTTTCGAGGTCGTGACCGCGGCCGATGGTGTCGAGTGCCTGGACGTCATCCACCAGGTCCGGCCCGATGTGGTCACCCTCGATGTGGTCATGCCCCGGCTCGACGGGCTGCGTACCGCCGCCCGGCTCCGGGCCGATCCGCGGACCCGTGACCTCCCCATCGCCGTCATCAGCGCCTGTACCCAGTACGAGGTCGAGAGCGGTCTGGACGTCGGCGTCGACGTCTTCCTCGCCAAGCCCTTCGAGCCCGCCGAACTGGTACGGCTGGTACGCCAGCTGCTGGAGCGGCGGGAGATCGCCGACACCGGTGCCGGCAGTGGGACCGGCCCGTCGTTCGACAGCGTCGAACGTTTCTACGGGCCCGGCGGACCGGGCGGGGCCGAGCGCGCGGGCCACGCCGGCGGCTGA
- a CDS encoding DUF4142 domain-containing protein codes for MRVAQRTAGTVFVIGGLVVTLAALAYPALLGVEKTTTGQDRIIANTRYGPLTEADRDFVVKVRAAGLWEHPLGLMAMERGTTPAMKEAGKHLVAGHSGLDEMCRKIAPELGITLPNQASPQQQQFVATVDGSSGKQFDTTAVNIMRVTHGQIFPVIAKIRANTKNTMIQQLADLANDTVLDHITVLEKTDLVNYDQVNFQQTSPPKLPKAELTPPAPQPGSPVLVLDEPEGLDVNTTSPSPAPTPSPAVG; via the coding sequence ATGCGGGTTGCGCAACGCACCGCAGGGACCGTATTCGTGATCGGTGGGCTGGTCGTGACGCTTGCCGCGCTTGCCTATCCGGCGCTCCTCGGGGTGGAGAAGACCACCACCGGCCAGGACCGGATCATCGCCAACACCCGGTACGGGCCGCTGACCGAGGCCGACCGGGACTTCGTCGTCAAGGTGCGGGCAGCCGGGCTCTGGGAGCATCCGCTCGGGCTGATGGCCATGGAGCGCGGTACCACCCCCGCCATGAAGGAGGCCGGGAAGCATCTCGTCGCCGGGCACTCCGGGCTCGACGAGATGTGCCGGAAGATCGCCCCCGAGCTGGGGATCACCCTGCCCAACCAGGCCAGTCCGCAGCAACAGCAGTTCGTCGCGACCGTGGACGGCAGCAGCGGCAAGCAGTTCGACACGACCGCGGTCAACATCATGCGCGTGACGCACGGGCAGATCTTCCCCGTCATCGCCAAGATCCGCGCCAACACCAAGAACACCATGATCCAGCAGCTGGCCGACCTCGCCAACGACACCGTCCTCGACCACATCACCGTGCTGGAGAAGACCGACCTCGTCAACTACGACCAGGTCAACTTCCAGCAGACCTCCCCGCCCAAGCTCCCCAAGGCCGAGCTGACCCCGCCCGCGCCCCAGCCCGGCTCACCCGTCCTCGTACTCGACGAGCCCGAGGGGCTCGACGTCAATACGACCTCCCCCTCCCCCGCTCCCACCCCCAGTCCCGCCGTCGGGTGA
- a CDS encoding epoxide hydrolase: MSPHPMTVEPFRVAVADQELEHLARRLADTRWPDRETDSGQGPRLEQIRALCEHWATDYDWRRCERQINDLGSFRTVLDGVGVHFLHVRSPEPTALPLLLCHGWPGSILEFRHLIGALTDPVAHGGRAEDAFHVVVPSMPGFGFSEKPTATGWGVPRIADAWIELMARLGYGEWVAQGGDWGSAVVEAVSRKAPGRLLGMHVNLPMVFPTAQEISEATPDEKRMLAKAQNYQTLLSGYFQEQSTRPQTIGYSLADSPSGLAAWIYTLFQDVTDSGGRPESVIDRDEILDDIMMYWLPNAGASSARLYWEARRELSAPSGPNPVPAGFSVFPGEAVQASRRWIERRYTSVLHYRRLDRGGHFAALEQPSVLTEEIRTTFRSLR, encoded by the coding sequence ATGTCGCCTCACCCCATGACCGTCGAGCCGTTCCGCGTGGCGGTCGCCGACCAGGAGCTCGAGCATCTCGCCCGCCGACTCGCCGACACGCGCTGGCCGGACCGGGAGACCGACTCGGGCCAGGGTCCCCGGCTGGAGCAGATCCGCGCCCTGTGCGAACACTGGGCCACCGACTACGACTGGCGGCGCTGCGAGAGGCAGATCAACGACCTCGGGTCGTTCAGGACCGTCCTCGACGGTGTCGGCGTGCACTTCCTGCACGTACGTTCGCCCGAGCCGACGGCGCTCCCGCTCCTGCTCTGCCATGGATGGCCCGGCTCGATCCTCGAATTCCGGCACCTGATCGGGGCGTTGACCGATCCCGTCGCACACGGCGGCCGGGCCGAGGACGCCTTCCATGTCGTCGTCCCCTCGATGCCCGGCTTCGGGTTCTCCGAGAAGCCCACGGCGACCGGCTGGGGCGTCCCCCGGATCGCCGACGCCTGGATCGAACTCATGGCCCGCCTCGGCTACGGCGAGTGGGTCGCGCAGGGAGGCGACTGGGGATCGGCCGTTGTGGAAGCCGTCAGCCGCAAGGCCCCCGGGAGGCTCCTCGGCATGCACGTCAACCTGCCGATGGTGTTCCCCACCGCCCAGGAGATCAGCGAGGCGACACCGGACGAGAAGCGCATGCTGGCCAAGGCGCAGAACTACCAGACGCTGCTGAGCGGCTATTTCCAGGAACAGTCCACCCGGCCGCAGACCATCGGCTACTCGCTGGCCGACTCTCCTTCCGGACTGGCCGCGTGGATCTACACGCTCTTCCAGGACGTCACGGACAGCGGCGGTCGTCCCGAATCGGTCATCGACCGCGACGAGATCCTGGACGACATCATGATGTATTGGCTGCCCAACGCCGGAGCCTCCTCGGCGCGTCTGTACTGGGAAGCGCGGCGAGAGCTGTCCGCCCCGTCCGGACCGAACCCCGTACCGGCCGGCTTCAGCGTCTTCCCCGGCGAGGCCGTCCAGGCTTCCCGGCGATGGATCGAACGGCGGTACACCAGCGTCCTGCACTACCGCCGGCTCGACCGCGGCGGGCACTTCGCGGCTCTCGAACAGCCCTCCGTCCTGACCGAGGAGATCCGTACGACGTTCCGTTCACTGCGCTGA
- a CDS encoding PPOX class F420-dependent oxidoreductase gives MILPNDLVDVLHTPALCFVTTLMPDGSPQITQTWVDTDGENILINTVTTHQKMRNIARDPRVAVGVADPAEPARYWAARGAVTSSTTQGAGEHIDKLAHKYLGRPYPQFGGRPQERVLLTIRVDNLHTPRR, from the coding sequence ATGATCCTGCCGAATGACCTGGTCGACGTCCTGCACACACCGGCCCTCTGTTTCGTGACCACCCTCATGCCGGACGGATCCCCGCAGATCACCCAGACGTGGGTCGACACCGACGGTGAGAACATCCTCATCAACACGGTGACCACTCACCAGAAGATGAGGAACATCGCCCGCGACCCACGCGTCGCCGTCGGCGTGGCGGACCCGGCCGAGCCTGCCCGCTACTGGGCGGCCCGTGGCGCCGTCACGTCATCCACGACGCAGGGAGCCGGGGAACACATCGACAAGCTGGCGCACAAGTACCTGGGGCGCCCCTACCCGCAGTTCGGGGGCCGGCCGCAGGAGCGCGTCCTGCTGACGATCCGAGTCGACAACCTGCACACTCCGCGCCGCTGA
- the nrtL gene encoding ArgS-related anticodon-binding protein NrtL, producing the protein MTPVELSSTVLRAVRRAVDAGELDVGVPERAQVVPPGPGGRGDYATNVALRLARPAGRPPREVAAILRPHLSEVAGVSRVDITGPGFLNITVAGRGQALVGEILRSGSRYGYGMGPTAGLTAGPTAGLTGELVQLRHPCEVRAAVTGQVLARILRSQGALIRTSCISHTSCTSRTSCEAETEVEAETEVEAEARSAPTRAASLDITLRPLPAGQDPTPLGRDAARWALLYPAPHDRPRITDEHLVQREGNPLFRVRYAYARTRALGRNAAQLGFTGVPGDGDGDGDRDGDGDGETQQNALLDALGTYPHALAAAARHRAPDRLARHLVTVADALLAFQHTVLPLGEEKPSAAHRSRLALAEAAGTVLAGGLSLLGIDAPEHL; encoded by the coding sequence GTGACCCCCGTCGAGCTCTCCAGCACCGTTCTGCGCGCCGTGCGCCGTGCGGTGGACGCCGGTGAGCTGGATGTCGGTGTGCCGGAGCGCGCGCAGGTCGTGCCGCCCGGGCCCGGCGGACGCGGGGACTACGCCACCAATGTCGCCCTGCGGCTGGCCCGGCCCGCCGGTCGGCCACCACGCGAGGTCGCCGCGATCCTGCGGCCGCACCTCAGCGAAGTGGCGGGAGTCAGCCGGGTCGACATCACCGGGCCCGGGTTCCTGAACATCACCGTCGCGGGGCGGGGGCAGGCTCTCGTCGGCGAGATCCTGCGCAGCGGCTCGCGGTACGGCTATGGGATGGGCCCCACCGCTGGGCTCACCGCCGGGCCCACCGCTGGGCTCACCGGCGAGCTCGTCCAGCTGCGCCATCCCTGCGAGGTGCGTGCCGCCGTCACCGGGCAGGTTCTCGCCCGGATCCTGCGGTCCCAGGGCGCCCTCATCCGTACCTCCTGCATCTCCCACACCTCCTGCACCTCCCGCACCTCCTGCGAAGCTGAAACCGAGGTCGAGGCCGAGACCGAGGTCGAGGCCGAAGCTCGGTCCGCCCCCACCCGGGCCGCCTCCCTCGACATCACCCTCCGCCCCCTCCCCGCCGGCCAGGACCCCACCCCCCTCGGCCGTGACGCCGCCCGCTGGGCCCTGCTGTACCCCGCGCCCCACGACCGGCCCCGTATCACCGACGAGCACCTCGTCCAGCGGGAGGGCAACCCCCTCTTCCGGGTCCGTTACGCGTACGCCCGCACCCGGGCCCTCGGCCGTAACGCCGCCCAGCTCGGATTCACCGGTGTCCCCGGAGACGGAGACGGAGACGGAGACAGGGACGGGGACGGAGACGGGGAGACGCAGCAGAACGCTCTCCTCGACGCCCTCGGCACCTACCCCCACGCCCTCGCCGCCGCCGCGCGCCACCGCGCACCCGACCGGCTCGCGCGGCACCTCGTCACCGTCGCCGACGCCCTGCTCGCCTTCCAGCACACCGTGCTCCCGCTGGGGGAGGAGAAACCCTCGGCCGCCCACCGCTCCCGGCTCGCGCTCGCCGAAGCCGCCGGGACGGTGCTGGCCGGCGGCCTGTCCCTGCTCGGCATCGACGCACCAGAACATCTCTGA